Sequence from the Seonamhaeicola sp. ML3 genome:
TGTTATATTTTTATTTTTTATTGCAACAAAAGCCAACACTAGAACTAAAGCAGTTACGGCGTTTATCATAGCATATACTGGTGGCAAGAATATGGGGAGCTCTACATCTATTCTAATTCCAAAAAGTGCTGCTACAGCCAATGGAATAATAATTGACAATGCCACTATTAGCTTGTTGTACTTTTTATCGTCTAAAGTTTCTTTCATGGTTTAAAGACTTTGCTTTGCACTTAACAACAAAGCTATTCGTTTAATAGTTTTTTAATGTCTTCTTTTAAAATACTTATTTGCTCTCTTTCGCCTTCGTCATTAACTTGTTCATCTTCTGATGTTATTCCTCTGTAATAAACAATAGGATTTCCATCTTCTATTCTAGAACGTATAAATCCGTTTTTATCTATTAAAGCGAAATTACCGGAATGTTCAAAACCACCTTCAGCATCTTTATTCTCCCCAGCGTAAATATAGAATCCTTTATTAGCCAAATTGTATATTGCCTCTTTGTCTCCCGTCATTAAATGCCAATTAGGATTGGTAATTCCATAATTATCGGCATAGGCTTTTAACACCTCTGGGGTGTCGTAATCTGGATTTATAGTGAACGATGCCACGCCAAAATTTTCGAAATCCTTGAATTCATTTTGAATCTTAACGAGATTCACGTTCATTCTTGGGCAGATAGTCGGGCAGGTGGTAAAGAAAAATTCAACAACATAAACGCGACCTTCAAAATCTTTATTGGTTATGGTTTTTCCATGCTGATTGGTAAAACTAAAATCTGGAACTTTTCGTTTTTCCCCAAAACTCTCTATAAAGGCTAAATCTGATAGTTTGGAATCTACTGCCTTTTTTTCTTCGGCATAATCACTTCGGCTCTCCTGTCTGGTAATATCGCCTTTGGTAATACGGTCTATTATTCTGGGCACGAATATGATACCGAAAACGAGAATGATAAAAGCTATCCCTATGTACGAATAATTATTTTGCTTGCTCATGCTATTCTTCTATCGGTTTTAAATCGTTCGCTCGCCTTATGGTAGAATTAAATTCTCCTTTTCTTTTCTGCCTGTACTCTGTAAATAGAATCCGCATATCTTCGCTCATCTTGTTTTTTATTGTAGCAACCTCAATACAGTTGTAGGCGCTTAAGCCATAAACAGGTCGGTCTTTGGCTATTTCATCATCCTCCCTGTCATCAATACGACCTCTTTGGTTTAGTTCCTTATCAATTACAAAA
This genomic interval carries:
- a CDS encoding SCO family protein, whose protein sequence is MSKQNNYSYIGIAFIILVFGIIFVPRIIDRITKGDITRQESRSDYAEEKKAVDSKLSDLAFIESFGEKRKVPDFSFTNQHGKTITNKDFEGRVYVVEFFFTTCPTICPRMNVNLVKIQNEFKDFENFGVASFTINPDYDTPEVLKAYADNYGITNPNWHLMTGDKEAIYNLANKGFYIYAGENKDAEGGFEHSGNFALIDKNGFIRSRIEDGNPIVYYRGITSEDEQVNDEGEREQISILKEDIKKLLNE